Genomic window (Prosthecobacter fusiformis):
GCAATTCTGGGATCACTGCTCATTCGCTCCAGCGCCTTGTCCGCAGCTGACATGGTCGCGTCAGCAATTTTCGACACCCCTGCATCCTCGGCAAGCAGTCGGATGACCTCCTTCCAACGGCGAGTCATCGGAAGGGTTCCAAGGCACGTGTCCCATAGTTCAGTGAGAGAATTGCTTAACTGTGTCCCACCAAGGCGGTGTTTGGCAACCAAATGTTCCAGCTCGGGAGATTTCCATGTTGTCGACGACAAGATCAGCTCGCGGTGGATAAAAAGGCTTCGCCCCTTCTGTGCCCAAGGGCTTTGAGAGAGGATGCTCGTTTGTAAGGCTTCTTTGGGCGGAGTTGACCACCACGGCGTCTAAAATTGAGCAGTTTTTCGAGCGGGTCGCTGCTATTCTTGCAGTTTTTGTCGAAATTGCGAGGCGGCAACCCTATGAATGTCTCATCACACGCAAATGCTGGCCACCAGTCGCACATAAAAATCGCAAATGGACGCTCTCTCCCTTCACTCCAAAATTCTGGAAGGCTACCAGGACTACATCAAGAGCTTCATCGATATTCACGACTCCGATATTCGGTACAAAGTCGAGGAAGCACTGAAAACAGGGAAACTCTGGCCTGAGCCACTCATTCAGTTCAACCCTTCCTTCGAGAAGAATGGCTCCATTGAAACCCTGGTCAATGATGGAATGCTGCACGCTGAGGGTGGAAAGGTTTTTAGCGGATTTTCTCTCTACTCTCATCAAATTGAGGCGATGAGGCTGGGGGCAAAGCCAAGCAGTTTTGTCGTCACCTCGGGCACGGGCTCAGGCAAGTCACTGACCTATCTGGGTTCCATCTTCAATCATCTGTTTCGCTCCGGCGCAGGCAAGGGTGTGCAGGCGATCCTGGTCTATCCGATGAACGCTCTCATCAACTCCCAGGAAGAGGAATTGAAGAAGCTCGCCGCAGCCTATGAAGCTAGCACGGGCAAACCTTTCCCGCTCAAGTTTGTTGCATACACAGGACAGACCAAATCCGAAATTCGCAAGCAAGTCATCGACTCACCACCAGACATCCTTCTCACGAACTACATGATGCTGGAGTTGCTGCTGACTCGGCACGGCGAGCGTGGGATCCGGGACTCAATCTACAGCTCACTGCGCTTCTTGGTTTTTGATGAACTCCACACCTATCGAGGAAGGCAGGGAGCTGATATTGGAATGCTCATCCGGCGAATTCGTGGTTGTTGCAAATACCCGATAACGACCATTGGCACGTCGGCGACGATGGTCTCCAGCGGCAGCTATCATGATCAAAAAGTCGCAGTGGCATCAGTCGCGGAGCAGATCTTTGGCGAGCCTTTCACCGCAGATCAAATCATTGGAGAAACACTGGCTAGGTCATTACCAGGGTCAGGCGTTACCCCAGAGGCTGTGGAGCTGTCAAAAGCCGTCCATTCGCGCATACCGACTGCTGCTGGCGTTGAAGCTTTAATGACCTACCCAACCGCCCTTTGGCTGGAAGGAAAGATCGCTCTTAGTGTTGACCACGAATCGGGTGGGAGACTGAAACGCGGCACTCCCCGCCAACTTCGAGACATCGCTTCTTTGCTTGCCGAAGATAGCGGTGAGGACGTGGAGGCATGCATTTCACATCTTGCCGCACTCTTGTTGTGGATCAGTGAAATCAATCTTCGGCTAGCAAAAGCTGGCCAGCGCTACACCATTCTCCCGTTCCGGCTCCACCAGTTCTTCGCTCAGACAGGTTCCGTCTATTCCACCCTCGGCATTCCTGGAGACCGCTTCATCACACTCGAACCCGGCGTTCACCACTCCGACCCTTCAGGTGAGCGGTTCATCTTTCCCCACGTCTTCAGCCGCGCCTCGGGCAAAACGTACATCTGCGTTTTCCACGACACAAAGACGGGCAGGTTGCTCCCTCGCGATTTCAACACTCCGGAATCGCAAAGCGAAGATCATGTCGCTGGCTACATCATCCCCGGTGAATTAGAGATCTGGAACCCATCTGAAGATCTCGAGAATCTTCCGCCTGCCTGGATTCAAAATCTCGACGCAGGGACCGTAAAGAAGGAATATGCCGAGCGAATGCCCATGCAGGTGTCCTACGATGCTGAAGGACGTGTCGAGTTCGGAAAGGTGAGCCTTCCACTCATGGGGTGGTTCATGCGTTCTGCCCCCAAGGGACTTCTTTTCGATCCTACCGCCGGATTGTTCTTCGATGGCAACACAAACGAGCGCACCAAGCTGACAACCCTTGGCAATGAAGGTCGCAGCACTTCGACCACCATCACTTCTTTTCTCGTCCTACGAGAGATGTCCGCGCGGCAATTTCCCCTACAAGATCAGAAGATACTCAGCTTTACTGATAATCGTCAGGATGCGGCTCTCCAAGCTGGCCACTTCAACGACTTCATCCGTGTTGTCCGCGTCCGCGCAGCTATTGCCCGCGCCCTTGCCACGGCTCCTGGCAAAACTCTCAATTACAAGCAAATCGGAGAAGCTGTTTTCTGCGAGTTGAAACTGAACTTTGCCAGCTATGCCCACTCGTCAGACCTGAATCCATTTCCTGCCGTCCGCACTCAATACGAAGAGGTCTTTAGTCGCTACCTTGCCTATCAAGCCATTCACGATCTTCGCCGAGGCTGGCGCGTCATTCTGCCCAATTTGGAGAAGTGCGCTCTGCTGACCATTGACTACGAACATCTCGACTCAAACGCAGCCCATGAGCCGGGCTGGGCCAATGTGCCATACGTTTGCAATCTCGGGCCAGAGAAGCGTGCTCTCTTCATTCGAAATGTTCTCGATTACTTTCGTTTAGAGTATGCGATTTACAGCCAAACGCTGCTGGAAAGCTCCACGCTAATCGAGGCTGACAAGGAGTTCAAAGACAAACTCCGTGCTCCTTGGACTTTTGAAGGCCCGGATGTGTTTCGTCCCACCATTCTGCGCACCTGCAAGCTGCACCGGCGGGAAAATCGCAGCGGTTCCTTGGGCATTGCCAGCGCCTTCGGCAAATACGTCAAACACTTCATCAAAGAACAGTTCCCTGAAGCCGTGGTGGACAGAAATGCCTATGACGAATTTCTTGCCACCTTACTGGATGCCCTGTGCCGCGCGGACTACCTGATCACCCGTAAGGCCCGTTCGGAATCCAATGCAGAAGTTTCTGTCTATCAGCTCAAACTCGATCACATCCTCTGGAGAGCAGGTGACCAAAAGACGGTGCGTCGTGATGAGGTGAAACTGCGGAGCTACCGAGAATATGGAGAAAAGCCCAATAACTTCTTCCAGTCTCTCTATCTGACCGACTTTTCCGCTCTGAAAAACCTCGTCGGTGCCGACCACACCGGGCAGCTAAAGAATGAGCCTCGTATCGAGCGTGAGGAGAAGTTCCGCGCTGAATGGAAGCTCCCCGATGGCTCGGCTGATGAGTCTAAGATTCGCGCTGACTCCATCAGTGCCCTGTTCTGCTCGCCCACCATGGAATTAGGCATCGACATCTCCAGCCTTAGCATTGTTCACATGCGCAATGCTCCACCGAATCCGGCCAACTACGCTCAACGCAGCGGACGTGCTGGACGCAGTGGACAGGCAGCGCTGGTCTTCACCTATTGCTCATCCTATTCGCCTCACGACCGGCACTATTTCCAAAACCGCGAGAAACTCGTCTCAGGTTCCGTGGAAGCACCGCGCCTGGACCTTGCCAATCGAGAACTGCTCGAATCCCACCTCAATGCCTTTGTTCTTTCCGATGTAGGCCTGCCGCAACTTCACGATTCTGTGACGGACATTCTGGAAGTCGAGCATCCGCAATTGCAAATGCGCACCGATGTTCGTGCCCGTCTTACGCTTGATGAACCTACCCGTTCCCGGATTACCAAACAGTTCCGCAATGTGCTTGGCCTTCTCCACGCGAATCTTGAAACACAGCTTTGGTTTACCCAGGAATGGCTGGACAAGCACATCACCGGTATTCCCAATTCTCTTGATGCCGCGCTCACTCGCTGGCGGACCTTATACAGGGAGGCTCGAGCCAGCCTAACCAAAGCATCGCAAAGCATTGAGAGCGGGCTGCTCATTTTCGGCAGCGATGAATATAAGCAGCAAAAGCGCCTTCAGGATCAGGCATCAATCCAACTTAAACTCCTGAAAAACGAGAGTTCCGGAGGAAGCACGGAAATGACGGAGTTCTATGTATTCCGCTATCTAGCCTCCGAGGGCTTCCTTCCTGGTTACAACTTCACGCGTCTTCCCGTCCGTGTTTTCGTGAGCGAAGGAGATGGTGGAGACTACATCTCACGCCCTCGCCTCATCGCCCTGCGTGAATTCGGCCCCGGAAACATTATTTATCACAGCGGCGCGAAGTATCGCATCAACCAAGTGATTCAGCCAGAGATCGCCACTCAGCTCCGCACGGTTCGTGTTTGCAAGTCCTCGGGCTACTGGCTCAGTGACACGGAGAGCATGCTCAATTGTTGTCCTTTCACGGGTGTGGATCTTACCGAATCCAAGAATCGCGAAGACTTTGTAGATGTCTTACCGCTGACGGAATGCAAAGCCGAAGTCAGGGAATACATCACCTGCGAGGAGGAGGAACGCCGCCGTTTGGGCTTCGAGATCGATACCTACTTTTCCGTTCCCGACGGTGACATGTCTCGGGTTCAGCGTGCAGTCGTCAGGTCGGGTACTGACGATTTACTCAATCTCGCCTTTATTCCTGCCGCTCGCCTGGTTCAGCTCAATCGACGTGACCGAGGCCGCAAACAGGAAGGATTTCCCCTGGGCCTGAATACAGGCTTCTGGAAAAGCGCAAATCAGGATCAACCCTCGAAAGAAGAAATCCGCTCCGTCCTGATTCAAACCCACTCCACCGCTGATGCCCTATACATCGAGCCGGTCAAAAGTCTGGGTTTGAACCGCGATGGCGTACTTTCACTCATGTATGCGCTCAAACGTGCCATTGAGAACACCTTCCAGATCGAATCCTCCGAACTCGGCAGTCAGCCTATGGGAGGCAGCGACACGCCCAACCTCTTTCTCTATGAAGCCAGTGAAGGCAGCCTCGGTGTCTTGTCTGAACTCGCTACAGATAAGGATGCCTTCCAGCTTGTGGTCGCCGAGGCCATCCGCCTGTGTCGTTTTGAGGATGCGACACACACCGAGCGTGCGACTTACGATGACCTTCTCAGCTACTACAATCAGCCTCATCACCTGACGCTCGACCGCTTTTTGATTCAGGATGCCCTGCAAAAAATGGCTTCCTGCACCATTGAGGTGCGCACTTCGCAGAGCCATCTCAGCTACGATCAGCAGTTCGAGCAGTTGATGAAGGACAAAGACCCGACTTCCTCCACGGAGGAAACCTTTCTGAAGTTCATCCACAAGCATGGCCGCCGCCTTCCAGACGCCGCCCAAAAAGGTGTCCCAGGCCTGTATATCCGCCCGGATTTCTTTTACGCGCCCGACACCTGGGTCTTCTGTGATGGGTCACCGCACGATGAGAACAGCGTCATGGAGGATGACCATACGAAACGAGAAGCAATTCGCAACAAAGGCGACGAAGTCATCATCTGGCACTACAAAGACGACCTCGCTGCACTCGTCTTAAAATACCCCGACATCTTCAAAAAAGTCCGCTAGCAAGCCATGTCTCAAACTCTCTCCCGACAGCCCGGCACACTCGTCCGCATCCGTGAACGCGACTGGGTCGTGCAGCCTTCGGAGAATGCCGATCTTCTCATGGTCAAGCCACTCGGTGGCTCCGATGAGGAACTCACAGGCATCTTCCTTCCTCTGGCTGAAGGTGCCGATACTCCCCGTGATGCCGAGTTTCCTTGTCCAGGAAAGGATGATCTCGGAGACTTTGCCCGCGCCCGTCTGCTGTATGATGCCGCCCGTCTTGCCTTTCGCAGCGGCGCGGGGCCATTCCGTTCTCTTGCCAGGATATCATTCCGCCCGCGCAGCTACCAAATGGTGCCCCTGGTCATGGCATTGCGTCAGGAAACTGTGCGTCTGCTCGTCGCTGATGATGTCGGTGTCGGTAAAACTATCGAGGCCCTCCTGATCGTGCGCGAGCTTTTGGACCGCCGCAAAATGCGCCGCTTTGCTGTCGTCTGTCTGCCTCATCTTTGTGACCAATGGCAACAGGAAATACGCGACAAGATCGGCGTCGAGGCCGTGGTCATTCGGTCGAATACGCAGGCCCGTCTGGATCGCGAAATCCAGGGAGACACATCCGTCTATCAGTATTACCCGTTTCAGGTCCTCTCGATTGATTACATCAAGCAAGACTCCCGCAAGGCTACCTTCATCAATGAATGTCCTGAGCTGGTGATCGTGGACGAAGTTCATACCTGCGCCCGCCCACAGGGAGCCGCCGCTTCTCAGCAGCAGCGCCATGCTCTAATTAAAGCAATCGCGGCCAAGCAGGGCCAGCACCTCATCATGCTTTCCGCCACCCCCCACAGCGGAAAGCCGGAGGAGTTCGGCTCTTTACTCGGCCTAGTAGATCCATCTTTTGAAAATCTCGATGTCGCTACCGCATCTCAGCCAGAGCGTCAGCGGCTTGCCCGTCACTTTATCCAACGTCGTCGTCAAGACGTTGAGCGCTGGATGAATGAAGACACCCCATTCCCAAAACGCGATTCTGGCGAGTTCGACTATGACCTGTCAAAACCCTACCTCACGTTCTTCGATAAGGTGCTGGACTTCGCACGCAACCTCGTCGCTGGCGATGAATCTTCCGAACGCCAGCGACGCGTCCACTACTGGACAGCGCTCGGCCTCCTGCGAGGCGTCATGTCCAGTCCGGCGGCTGGTGTCGCCATGTTCCGGGCTCGGCGTTCCAAGCTCGGGGATGACCTCCTGCCGGATATCGAAGCAGATGATCCCAGCCCCGTCCACGATCACCCTGAGGGACACGAGTCCGATCTTGCCCCGGTCGAGGTGGTCGAGAGCACTGGTTGGTCTGAGTCTCAGCAACGCCGAATGAGGGAGTTCGAGAAGGAACTCGCCAGCCTCACAGGGCCGAGGTTTGATCACAAGCTAGAAGCCGCTCGCATGATCATTGAAGACTGGCTTCAGCTAGGCTTTTATCCAGTGATCTTCTGCCGCTACATCCAAACAGCAATTTATTTGGGCGAGCAGCTTAAGCCATTGCTCGCCAAAAAATTTCCCAAAGCTGCCGTTGAAGTCGTCACCTCCGAAGATCCTGACGAAGTCCGCCGCGACCGCATTGCGGCCATGGGTGCCTACCCTCAGCGGGCCCTGATCGCCACCGACTGCCTTTCTGAAGGCATCAACCTTCATGAGCACTTCACTGCGGTTCTCCACTATGATCTGCCCTGGAACCCGAATCGCTTGGAGCAGCGTGAAGGGCGTGTGGACCGCTTTGGTCAGCGGGCCAAAGAAGTGAAAGCCTACCTCCTCTTCTCCAAGGACAGCGCCGTGGATGGCGTCGTGCTGGACGTCATTCTGCGTAAAGTCCGCGAAATCAAAAAAGCCACAGGCATCAATGTCCCGTTCCCCGAGGATAGCAAAGGCATCATCGACACCATCACCCAGTCTCTGCTGCTCAATCCCGACAGGAAAATCAGCACCAGGCGGTCGGACGCGAATCAGATCGAATTCAATTTCGAGGAATTCAACGAGGCTCAAAAACTCGAACTCGAAGTCTCCGACAAATACAAAAAGGCCGCTGACCGTGCCAGCCAGAGCCGTTCCATCTTCGCCCAGCACGCCATCAAGGCGGAGGAGATCGAGCAAGACCTTCGTGAAAACGATGAGGCCATAGGCTCCCCTCAAGTTGTGGAAAATTATGTGGTGGTGGCACTACGTTCGCTGTTCGGCGTGCAGATTGACCGCGAGATAAATGGCTACCTGCTCTACACGGCCAACCTGCCACCAAGCGCTAAGATACTCTTGCCAGCTAAAGCTTCCGTGAAGGTGTCTTTCGAGTCTCCCACGCCTGAAGATCACATCTACCTCGGGCGCAATCATCCCCTCGTCGAGCAGCTTTGCCAGATAACTCTCGCCCGCAGCATCGAGAGGCATCGCAGCCGTGCCGCACGGACCGCCGTGCTCCGCACCACTGCTGTGGAAAAACCCACCACACTCCTCATGTTCCGCTGTCGGAATGTCATCGAGGAAAAGCGCGCTAGCGGACAACAGCTCGTGGCCGAGGAAA
Coding sequences:
- a CDS encoding DEAD/DEAH box helicase, encoding MDALSLHSKILEGYQDYIKSFIDIHDSDIRYKVEEALKTGKLWPEPLIQFNPSFEKNGSIETLVNDGMLHAEGGKVFSGFSLYSHQIEAMRLGAKPSSFVVTSGTGSGKSLTYLGSIFNHLFRSGAGKGVQAILVYPMNALINSQEEELKKLAAAYEASTGKPFPLKFVAYTGQTKSEIRKQVIDSPPDILLTNYMMLELLLTRHGERGIRDSIYSSLRFLVFDELHTYRGRQGADIGMLIRRIRGCCKYPITTIGTSATMVSSGSYHDQKVAVASVAEQIFGEPFTADQIIGETLARSLPGSGVTPEAVELSKAVHSRIPTAAGVEALMTYPTALWLEGKIALSVDHESGGRLKRGTPRQLRDIASLLAEDSGEDVEACISHLAALLLWISEINLRLAKAGQRYTILPFRLHQFFAQTGSVYSTLGIPGDRFITLEPGVHHSDPSGERFIFPHVFSRASGKTYICVFHDTKTGRLLPRDFNTPESQSEDHVAGYIIPGELEIWNPSEDLENLPPAWIQNLDAGTVKKEYAERMPMQVSYDAEGRVEFGKVSLPLMGWFMRSAPKGLLFDPTAGLFFDGNTNERTKLTTLGNEGRSTSTTITSFLVLREMSARQFPLQDQKILSFTDNRQDAALQAGHFNDFIRVVRVRAAIARALATAPGKTLNYKQIGEAVFCELKLNFASYAHSSDLNPFPAVRTQYEEVFSRYLAYQAIHDLRRGWRVILPNLEKCALLTIDYEHLDSNAAHEPGWANVPYVCNLGPEKRALFIRNVLDYFRLEYAIYSQTLLESSTLIEADKEFKDKLRAPWTFEGPDVFRPTILRTCKLHRRENRSGSLGIASAFGKYVKHFIKEQFPEAVVDRNAYDEFLATLLDALCRADYLITRKARSESNAEVSVYQLKLDHILWRAGDQKTVRRDEVKLRSYREYGEKPNNFFQSLYLTDFSALKNLVGADHTGQLKNEPRIEREEKFRAEWKLPDGSADESKIRADSISALFCSPTMELGIDISSLSIVHMRNAPPNPANYAQRSGRAGRSGQAALVFTYCSSYSPHDRHYFQNREKLVSGSVEAPRLDLANRELLESHLNAFVLSDVGLPQLHDSVTDILEVEHPQLQMRTDVRARLTLDEPTRSRITKQFRNVLGLLHANLETQLWFTQEWLDKHITGIPNSLDAALTRWRTLYREARASLTKASQSIESGLLIFGSDEYKQQKRLQDQASIQLKLLKNESSGGSTEMTEFYVFRYLASEGFLPGYNFTRLPVRVFVSEGDGGDYISRPRLIALREFGPGNIIYHSGAKYRINQVIQPEIATQLRTVRVCKSSGYWLSDTESMLNCCPFTGVDLTESKNREDFVDVLPLTECKAEVREYITCEEEERRRLGFEIDTYFSVPDGDMSRVQRAVVRSGTDDLLNLAFIPAARLVQLNRRDRGRKQEGFPLGLNTGFWKSANQDQPSKEEIRSVLIQTHSTADALYIEPVKSLGLNRDGVLSLMYALKRAIENTFQIESSELGSQPMGGSDTPNLFLYEASEGSLGVLSELATDKDAFQLVVAEAIRLCRFEDATHTERATYDDLLSYYNQPHHLTLDRFLIQDALQKMASCTIEVRTSQSHLSYDQQFEQLMKDKDPTSSTEETFLKFIHKHGRRLPDAAQKGVPGLYIRPDFFYAPDTWVFCDGSPHDENSVMEDDHTKREAIRNKGDEVIIWHYKDDLAALVLKYPDIFKKVR
- a CDS encoding SNF2-related protein; this translates as MSQTLSRQPGTLVRIRERDWVVQPSENADLLMVKPLGGSDEELTGIFLPLAEGADTPRDAEFPCPGKDDLGDFARARLLYDAARLAFRSGAGPFRSLARISFRPRSYQMVPLVMALRQETVRLLVADDVGVGKTIEALLIVRELLDRRKMRRFAVVCLPHLCDQWQQEIRDKIGVEAVVIRSNTQARLDREIQGDTSVYQYYPFQVLSIDYIKQDSRKATFINECPELVIVDEVHTCARPQGAAASQQQRHALIKAIAAKQGQHLIMLSATPHSGKPEEFGSLLGLVDPSFENLDVATASQPERQRLARHFIQRRRQDVERWMNEDTPFPKRDSGEFDYDLSKPYLTFFDKVLDFARNLVAGDESSERQRRVHYWTALGLLRGVMSSPAAGVAMFRARRSKLGDDLLPDIEADDPSPVHDHPEGHESDLAPVEVVESTGWSESQQRRMREFEKELASLTGPRFDHKLEAARMIIEDWLQLGFYPVIFCRYIQTAIYLGEQLKPLLAKKFPKAAVEVVTSEDPDEVRRDRIAAMGAYPQRALIATDCLSEGINLHEHFTAVLHYDLPWNPNRLEQREGRVDRFGQRAKEVKAYLLFSKDSAVDGVVLDVILRKVREIKKATGINVPFPEDSKGIIDTITQSLLLNPDRKISTRRSDANQIEFNFEEFNEAQKLELEVSDKYKKAADRASQSRSIFAQHAIKAEEIEQDLRENDEAIGSPQVVENYVVVALRSLFGVQIDREINGYLLYTANLPPSAKILLPAKASVKVSFESPTPEDHIYLGRNHPLVEQLCQITLARSIERHRSRAARTAVLRTTAVEKPTTLLMFRCRNVIEEKRASGQQLVAEEMLLWGYRGSLDDQDFLSTSEAQRLLSTATPSGDFSPERSARLITDRVETLSDLRPAFDQLAEQRCQHLVEAHERFSSLVEKKRFGVVYPVLPMDVLGIYVLMPTQGN